From one uncultured Paludibacter sp. genomic stretch:
- a CDS encoding Proteinase inhibitor I4 serpin, with product MKKLISILLLIGLLMSCKSTDEPTQNKEFKPIQLTVAQKARVSQDNDFAFDFLNNTIAAVDNSNVFVSPMSLSIALGMLRNGAQGETKTEIETALKMSGLSDEVINSYYKIMQTSLPQMDSKTDLSIANSIWYKEGFSVKPDFLKVNTDYFNAYIKALDFSNQQLSLDTINGWCARKTNNLIPKVLNEIDPDARMFLMNAVYFKGMWVKQFNPESTIDYTFANEKNQQNTVRMMVKEDTVSYGKNDLAQFVDLPYGNGAFSMTVILPEYGKTTSDVLQSLNSESFNAMINSMEERKVKLFLPRFKTKNTYILNDALKSMGIKKAFNINAELDRISELKPLFVSFVQQDTYVEVTEEGTKAAAITTIGIYTSSLPVEEIPYFVVNKPFIFLIREKSTGIILFIGKIGNVEKF from the coding sequence ATGAAAAAACTTATTTCCATTTTATTATTGATTGGTTTACTTATGAGTTGTAAATCGACAGATGAACCGACTCAAAATAAGGAATTTAAACCAATTCAACTGACCGTCGCACAAAAAGCGCGTGTAAGTCAGGATAACGATTTCGCATTTGATTTTTTGAATAATACCATTGCTGCGGTTGATAATTCCAATGTATTTGTTTCGCCAATGAGTTTAAGTATTGCATTGGGAATGTTGCGCAACGGCGCACAAGGAGAAACCAAAACCGAAATTGAAACGGCATTGAAAATGAGCGGTTTGTCTGATGAAGTAATTAATAGTTACTACAAAATTATGCAGACTTCACTGCCTCAAATGGATTCTAAAACCGATTTAAGTATTGCAAATTCAATTTGGTATAAAGAGGGGTTTTCGGTAAAACCCGATTTTCTGAAAGTAAATACCGATTATTTCAATGCTTACATTAAAGCGTTGGATTTTAGCAACCAACAATTATCACTCGACACAATTAACGGTTGGTGTGCGCGAAAAACTAATAATTTAATACCCAAAGTCTTGAATGAAATTGACCCGGATGCGAGAATGTTTTTGATGAATGCTGTTTATTTCAAAGGAATGTGGGTAAAACAATTTAATCCTGAGAGTACCATAGATTACACATTCGCAAATGAAAAAAATCAACAGAATACTGTGAGAATGATGGTAAAAGAAGATACTGTCTCCTACGGCAAAAATGATTTGGCTCAATTTGTAGATTTGCCTTATGGAAACGGCGCTTTTTCAATGACGGTAATTTTACCGGAGTATGGAAAAACTACTTCGGATGTTCTTCAAAGTCTTAATTCAGAGTCGTTTAACGCAATGATTAACAGTATGGAAGAAAGAAAAGTAAAACTTTTTCTTCCACGTTTTAAGACCAAAAACACATACATTTTGAATGATGCTTTAAAATCAATGGGAATAAAAAAAGCATTTAATATAAATGCCGAATTAGACAGAATTTCAGAATTGAAACCGCTGTTTGTAAGTTTTGTGCAGCAAGATACGTATGTGGAAGTAACCGAGGAAGGAACCAAAGCAGCCGCAATTACTACCATTGGAATTTATACAAGCTCATTACCTGTTGAAGAAATTCCTTACTTTGTAGTGAATAAACCTTTTATTTTCCTCATTCGCGAAAAAAGTACGGGTATCATTCTTTTTATAGGAAAAATAGGAAATGTGGAAAAGTTTTAA
- a CDS encoding LVIVD repeat-containing protein: MKKLNYSFLLMGILSLGACTEKIEDTVTYTVNEPVFMSKTAFRAPVKVTSEAKPISKEGKICYYEGFLYISEPEVGIHIIDDQNPASPKNAGFIELLGNTDVAIRNGILYADSYVDLVWFDISDPSSPAELGRAEDMFPNALPSTDNVYGCDWEKMNEQKETSIIVGWEVQEKTVPVNTSGGIWWGWGNPMLEDAVYANNGGVKSGSSTGINGSMSRFVFYDDYLYSVFQNQLSIFKFNGAEPEKAAQDVYVGGNVETIFSYKDNLFMGTPTGMLIYSVSDPLLPDYQSRISHAYGCDPVVVEDDKAYVTVHSGNLCGQTENELFVVDVSDVKNPKEIASYSMTNPKGLGIDNGILFLCDDGLKVFDAKNPQTLVANTIHHFTNINGYDVIPLNKILMMIASDGIYQYDYYDLNNIKLMSKLTFENN; encoded by the coding sequence ATGAAAAAACTAAACTACAGTTTCCTTTTAATGGGAATTTTATCGCTCGGCGCTTGTACCGAAAAAATTGAAGATACCGTCACGTATACGGTAAATGAACCGGTATTTATGAGTAAAACCGCGTTTCGCGCTCCGGTAAAAGTAACCTCGGAAGCAAAACCGATTTCTAAAGAGGGTAAAATATGCTACTACGAAGGTTTTCTTTATATATCGGAACCGGAAGTAGGAATTCATATCATCGACGATCAAAATCCGGCAAGCCCTAAAAATGCGGGATTCATTGAATTACTCGGAAATACCGATGTGGCAATCAGAAACGGAATTTTGTATGCCGATTCGTATGTAGATTTGGTTTGGTTTGATATTTCCGATCCTTCTTCTCCGGCAGAATTAGGACGTGCTGAAGATATGTTTCCCAATGCACTTCCTTCAACCGATAATGTGTATGGATGCGACTGGGAAAAAATGAACGAACAAAAAGAAACGTCTATCATTGTTGGTTGGGAAGTTCAAGAAAAGACAGTGCCTGTAAATACATCCGGAGGAATTTGGTGGGGTTGGGGAAATCCGATGCTCGAAGATGCCGTGTATGCGAATAATGGAGGAGTAAAATCCGGCTCTTCCACAGGTATTAATGGTTCAATGTCGCGCTTTGTATTTTATGATGATTATTTGTATTCTGTTTTTCAAAATCAGTTGAGTATTTTTAAATTCAACGGAGCTGAACCGGAAAAAGCGGCGCAAGATGTTTATGTCGGTGGAAATGTGGAAACCATTTTCAGTTACAAAGACAATTTATTTATGGGAACGCCTACGGGAATGTTGATTTATTCTGTTTCAGACCCATTATTACCTGATTATCAATCAAGAATTTCACACGCTTATGGCTGCGATCCTGTTGTAGTGGAAGACGATAAAGCGTATGTAACAGTACATTCCGGGAATTTATGCGGACAAACTGAAAATGAATTGTTTGTAGTGGATGTGAGCGATGTGAAAAATCCGAAAGAAATTGCTTCTTATTCAATGACAAACCCAAAAGGACTTGGAATTGACAACGGCATTTTATTTTTGTGCGACGACGGATTGAAAGTATTTGATGCAAAAAATCCGCAAACGCTTGTTGCTAATACCATTCATCATTTTACAAATATAAACGGTTACGATGTCATTCCATTAAATAAAATTCTGATGATGATTGCTTCCGATGGAATTTATCAGTATGATTATTACGACCTGAATAATATAAAACTGATGAGTAAATTGACATTTGAAAATAATTGA
- a CDS encoding conserved exported hypothetical protein (Evidence 4 : Unknown function but conserved in other organisms), giving the protein MRNLKFIFLVCTGIFLFSSNISYSQNKTESDSISALSKIWNKLIKSSSFSQKDLQGRWDYKSTACKFETENLLKKAGGALVATQVEDAFNEYCEKIGIKEGRCYFVFNSDSTYSAKLGIFKLSGKYLMDNKTKIITMSYALGIGKMHAIAAKSGNNLKLYFDADGFLKMMKTLSLFTNNNKVEILAKMSELYDGMLLGFDLDKDTIVVK; this is encoded by the coding sequence ATGAGAAATCTGAAATTTATTTTCCTAGTTTGTACGGGAATATTTTTATTCTCTTCAAACATATCTTATTCTCAAAATAAAACGGAATCAGACTCTATTTCAGCATTGAGTAAAATTTGGAACAAATTGATAAAGAGTTCTTCTTTTTCGCAGAAAGATTTACAAGGAAGATGGGATTATAAAAGTACGGCTTGCAAGTTTGAAACTGAAAATCTTTTGAAAAAAGCAGGCGGAGCTCTTGTTGCAACACAAGTTGAGGACGCATTCAACGAGTATTGCGAAAAAATCGGGATTAAAGAAGGAAGATGTTATTTTGTTTTTAATAGCGACAGTACTTATTCCGCAAAATTGGGAATTTTTAAATTATCAGGGAAATATTTGATGGATAATAAAACAAAAATAATAACAATGAGCTACGCATTAGGTATAGGCAAAATGCACGCCATTGCAGCAAAATCAGGAAATAATCTGAAATTATATTTTGATGCGGATGGATTCCTGAAAATGATGAAAACACTGAGTTTATTTACCAATAATAATAAGGTGGAAATTTTGGCAAAAATGTCTGAACTTTATGATGGAATGTTGCTCGGTTTTGATTTAGATAAAGATACCATAGTAGTAAAATAA
- a CDS encoding conserved hypothetical protein (Evidence 4 : Unknown function but conserved in other organisms), protein MNLMDEQRLIAGYKRGESWARREIYETYAPMMMTLCVRYVKDVDTAKDLLQDGFVKVFTNADKYSEKGALGAWIRQIVVNTVLEFLRRKNIVKWQDLDVNAAIIDENIDVDVKKITADELMECITSLPEVYRTVFNLVCIEGFSYTEIAQQLKTTEGVIRTQYSRARQKLQTIILELMNTS, encoded by the coding sequence ATGAATCTAATGGATGAACAACGTTTAATTGCGGGATATAAACGTGGAGAATCGTGGGCGAGGCGTGAAATTTACGAAACATACGCTCCTATGATGATGACTTTGTGTGTCCGTTATGTGAAAGACGTTGATACCGCCAAAGATTTATTGCAGGATGGATTTGTAAAAGTGTTTACAAACGCTGATAAATACTCTGAAAAAGGTGCATTAGGAGCCTGGATTAGGCAGATTGTGGTAAATACGGTGCTGGAATTTTTAAGAAGGAAAAATATTGTGAAATGGCAAGATTTAGACGTAAACGCTGCCATAATAGACGAAAATATTGATGTGGATGTGAAAAAAATTACTGCAGATGAATTGATGGAGTGCATTACTTCACTTCCTGAAGTTTACAGAACGGTTTTCAACTTGGTATGTATTGAAGGATTTTCTTATACGGAAATAGCGCAACAACTAAAAACCACCGAAGGAGTGATTCGAACGCAATATTCAAGAGCAAGACAGAAATTGCAAACGATAATTTTGGAGTTGATGAATACTTCATAG
- a CDS encoding conserved hypothetical protein (Evidence 4 : Unknown function but conserved in other organisms) — protein MQDINNIQNQDIFGESIKNKLENYPMPLDESVWKGIEKQLAPKKKRIVPIWWYVAGGGVAASLALLLLLTPIKNDNTNRMADNKSVQIETTKSQTTLSSENQNIPSSSGNQEYKKEKSLSNVQSKSQQYKTIKQTSTNSSNTSLETETKNQNTKNSDIISTSNNQSSTAFQANEVKQGIANSDLQNRDSIPAKKTNPEITSLPEIPEVLEDVKEKPSNKKIKNNWLLAVNVGTYGKSDLSSSKGDLYANAAPLTVKEMYGDNLNALTSSANAYIIQPNQFTSIQHFPPLAFQFLVQKNFTPHLGVSTGLVYTYLRSNYSYSYDWQEADATLDLHYLGIPLNLNVLISEKKHWNYYFSTGGTVEKGMRSIYKQTIKNQNAEQNTNVYSKIDGVQTSINAAFGVGYKLDKNWSLFFEPKITYYFKNNQPMSARTETPLNVGFNGGLRIGL, from the coding sequence ATGCAAGATATAAATAACATACAAAATCAGGATATTTTTGGCGAAAGTATAAAAAACAAGCTCGAAAATTACCCAATGCCTTTGGACGAGAGTGTTTGGAAAGGAATTGAAAAACAACTTGCGCCGAAGAAAAAGCGTATTGTGCCAATTTGGTGGTATGTCGCAGGAGGAGGCGTTGCTGCATCTTTGGCTTTGCTTTTATTGTTAACTCCGATTAAAAACGATAATACAAACCGGATGGCAGACAATAAATCTGTTCAAATTGAGACAACAAAATCTCAAACAACTTTATCTTCAGAAAACCAAAATATTCCTTCATCTTCCGGGAATCAAGAATATAAAAAAGAAAAATCACTCTCAAATGTTCAATCTAAATCACAACAATATAAGACCATTAAACAAACCTCTACAAATAGTTCAAATACATCTTTAGAAACGGAAACAAAAAATCAAAACACAAAAAACTCTGATATAATAAGCACTTCAAACAATCAATCAAGTACGGCATTTCAGGCAAACGAAGTAAAGCAAGGCATTGCAAATAGCGATTTGCAAAACAGAGATAGTATTCCCGCTAAAAAAACTAACCCTGAAATTACTTCGTTGCCCGAAATTCCGGAAGTGTTGGAAGATGTAAAAGAAAAACCATCAAACAAGAAAATTAAAAATAACTGGTTGTTGGCGGTTAATGTTGGTACTTATGGAAAATCCGATTTAAGTTCTTCAAAAGGCGATTTGTATGCAAATGCAGCTCCTTTGACTGTAAAAGAAATGTATGGAGATAATCTGAATGCATTAACATCTTCAGCAAACGCTTACATTATACAGCCAAACCAATTTACCAGCATTCAACATTTTCCTCCGTTGGCTTTTCAATTTTTAGTGCAGAAAAATTTCACTCCACATTTGGGTGTCAGTACCGGGTTGGTTTATACTTATTTGCGTTCCAATTATTCTTACAGTTACGACTGGCAAGAAGCAGACGCTACATTGGATTTACATTATTTGGGTATTCCGCTGAATTTGAATGTGTTGATTTCGGAAAAGAAACATTGGAACTATTATTTCTCGACAGGAGGAACCGTTGAAAAAGGAATGCGCAGTATTTATAAGCAAACCATTAAAAATCAAAATGCAGAACAAAATACCAATGTGTATTCCAAGATTGACGGAGTGCAAACTTCTATAAACGCTGCTTTTGGAGTGGGTTATAAATTGGATAAAAACTGGAGTTTGTTTTTTGAACCGAAAATCACATATTACTTTAAAAACAATCAGCCGATGAGCGCACGCACGGAAACACCTCTAAATGTGGGATTTAACGGAGGATTGCGAATAGGATTGTAA
- a CDS encoding hypothetical protein (Evidence 5 : Unknown function), with protein MKIFSIISCFLIFFVGCESIKDFNYNDEYIIQVTKSVKSADNQYEIRFDSVFTDSRCPEGAVCVWEGVAGARFTISEINSSSKTVELYTLNNNQWSDSAVYNNLKIKLLELNPYPSVNSPIKYSDYKAKIKISRIN; from the coding sequence ATGAAGATTTTCAGTATAATATCTTGTTTTTTGATATTTTTTGTTGGATGCGAGAGCATAAAAGATTTCAATTACAACGATGAGTACATCATTCAGGTAACTAAATCGGTTAAAAGTGCTGATAATCAATATGAAATTCGTTTCGATTCTGTATTTACCGATTCGCGTTGTCCGGAAGGAGCCGTTTGTGTTTGGGAAGGCGTTGCCGGAGCGCGTTTTACAATTTCTGAAATAAATTCTTCGTCAAAAACAGTGGAATTATACACATTAAATAATAATCAATGGTCGGATTCCGCCGTTTATAATAATCTGAAAATAAAACTTTTGGAATTAAATCCATATCCGTCAGTAAATTCACCGATAAAATATTCTGATTATAAAGCAAAAATTAAAATTTCGAGAATAAATTAA